From the Carassius auratus strain Wakin chromosome 36, ASM336829v1, whole genome shotgun sequence genome, the window tttcactctcaaccaaactaacattactagccAATCAGATTGTTTTGCTCTTATAAACCGGAGATGCGCTGATGAATGGAGAATCATGGCAAAAAACTGCAAGGCGCAATGGTCAAAGATGTCCATCTAGggcatatttacatagaaaagctaATTATAAAGCCACAGAGCTTTGTAAACggcaaaaatataagaaaatatgaacaatgaataaatactataatagtattaaaaaatgatacaaaaaaaagtgctgggcaatgattaatcgcgattaatcacatccaaaataaataattttgtttatattgtatgtgtgtgtgtgtactgtgtatattcattatgtatatataaatacacacatgcattatacattttactaatatttaaatttatttacataaatatatttaatgtagaaacataacatatttttcttaagtatataaatgcatgtgtgttagtttatttatatatccaTAATACAATGTAGACTCAcatatactatataaaaaaatatatatttatttggatGTGATTTAATCAGggttaatcattgcccagcacaaaaaaaaaaaaaaaaaaaaaacttttccctcTAATTACTTCTCCATCTAACTAACTGATTGGAAAAACTATTGGGTTTCAATAAAAAACTTATACTAAAATTCAAACAAATCTgtaaatttaaaactattttaaatcattgaaaataaataagatgAGTACTTTGGCGCTCCAgctaataatattacaataaaaaacagtACTAAAATAGCACTACTCCCACTAATATCTCCTCCACTAACTAGACTGATTTaatctacaataataataaaaaaaaagacgagCCCTTCGTCATGtccaacttcctgtttcagtaGCGCTAATCAAACATGAGTCTCGAACGATATTTGGGGGAAGATTGAGGTGTTTTAATCTGAGCTCTTTCTAATAGTGTTGCTAAACTCCAGTATCTTTTTTCCATGGTTTGACATGGGCTCACGATAAGAGTGGAATATTCTGGAAATCTGTAAtgcctcattaaaaatgtagaaatCTGCAAGATGCATTATTGAAGGGATGGAGCTCCCGAGCCGTTGACTCTGCAGTGGAGATGTTGTGTCTTTGATTCCTCtctaaatatattaaacacacgGAAAGCTCCATCTCAAGTTCCCTACGTCTGCCACGAACCGCTATAGAGAAGACACACAAGTCATCGGCCTGAGTGGTTGGGTTAGAAACAGACCGTCCTCCTCTGGGGAACGCTGATCTTGAGATTAATGAATTATACAAGCTTTTCTGAGAGCAAGTGTGTATTGCTGCACAGAAACACTGTGTATGTTTGAaatgccaaggctgcatttgctGCTATACAGTATACGCAGAAGAGCCGAGTTTCTGAAGTACTGTTCTGGTTTTCCCAAGTCTACACGAACAGCAGGCTGAAGTAAACCGGTGTCCTTTCAAATCTCAGTCACAGAACAGCACCATATGTTGCCTCATGCCCTGTTTAGTCACATGTGCACACTGCTCAAGTGTTTCTTCATCAAACAAACAGACTGcgaatgtgtttttcttttataaagaaGTTATTTTTTGTCAAACCATGGGATAGAAAATGTGTGCGCACTGGGACtgtctttcattttaaatgtggaCATTTCCTGTAAACACCAAATCAGTGGCGCCATTTAAGAATAGAGATTTCATGAATAttgcataaacataaaattatgaaaactggTTGTAATTTATATGTTATGGTGGAGATGTATACTGAAAGTCGTTGTGACTTTctcttatggtcaccaaggctgaattcatttaatcaaaatacagtaaaaactgtaatattctgaaaatattctgaacagttttctatgtgaaaatattttaaaatgtaatttattcctgtgatgcaaagctgaattttcagcatcattattccagtctccagtgtcacatgatccttcagaaatcattcaatatgctgatttaatgctcaattattattggtgctcagttattaatagtgtttcttattattatcaatgccaAACAgaatcttttgcaacattttaaatgttttactgtcactttcgatcaatttaatacatatttgcTCAATAAAAACATTAGTATCTATTAAAAACATCATATCATGGATTCATCATAACTATTTAGCAGCAACatagataataaaaagaaatgttttttgagcagcaaaataAGAATgaatcctgtgacactgaagactggagtaatgaccggaagcatcacaggaataaattacactttaagatatattgcaatagaaaatagttattttcaactgtaatactattttacaatattagagtttttactatattttttaaacacaaatgcatgcaaaaaaaaaaaaacatgcaaaaatcgTAATATCGTCTTTGATGTGTTTATAATCCAGGGGCTGTGTGAGGACCGTCAGTCTCCTCCATTGCTTGGAGTCAATGGCTCCAGTGAGGACAAGTTGTTTCGCAGCAAGAGTGCTGATATGGAGGAATCCACGGAGAAAGAGCAGATGAGGAAGATGCTTTCTGAAGGGTAAAACATTCAGATCTCCCTGATACCCATCACATCTCATCATCACGTTTCCCTAAACGATAATTCATTACTTGGAGACAAacagtttaaaattgtaattatttgatGCATTTCATCAGTGGCTCACTCAGATGCACGTGAATCGAATCAATCCGCCTGACGTACTTTTCCTCCTCAGTAGTTTTCTGGGGTAATTGGCAGTGAGTTTAACGTCAAAAGTTTTGCGGATTCAAGCATGAATTACTTCACCATACAAGCGCATCCTGAAAACATCACAAAGAGACAGTGTTTAGGAAGTCATTCTGCAAATGGCTTACTTAAAAAATAAGAAGAGATTAAAGAAGCTGTTAAAACATGCTTAGTCTTTAAATCTGAAACCAAGGGACATCAGTGATCTTTAGCCCACTGTCTGTTATTGATTTACTTGTTCTTAAACATAAAGAAATGACTGCCATTGGAGTAAAATTCTTCAGTTAAATTTGTCTTTTCCACAGCTTCCAGAAGGAAGGACCTGAGTATAATTGAAACCCAGATGTTGGTTTGTTCACAGGTCGATATGTGAGAGAAACTCAGATGCTGAGCTGTTTTCTCTTCGGGACAGCAACACTAAGCTGGTAGCCGCTCTTCATGAAGCTAACAGCAGCATTGACCAATGGAAAAAACTATTAGCTGAGTATCAGGAAGAAACAGATCGCCTACGAGAGCAGGTGAGGAAAAAAAGACTCTGCAGCGTCTTAGAATTAGAGTAGTGATGCCATAGAAGGACCATTTTAGGTTTGCCAAAATACAATTCaatgaacatttaaaagaaccattttgttCTTAATGTAAagaatctgaagaacctttatttttaggagtgcaggctaaaccattgtttttttttttttcagtcactgTAGATATTTTAGGCTATTTGCTTCTATAACTTGTCTTTCTTCAGAAAGCatccaaaaaatacatttaagggttttatttattatgctttatCTATTTGCACCTGTAGATTTCAGTTACAGTTCAGTTTGAGCCAGAAatctaaagtaaaaaataaatttaagttaaatattgctttcacacagaaggcgacccagcagagtccgacatgcagtgtgaaaggggctaatgtTATGCCTAAAATGTCctgatgaaaattattattttatttagtttttggcCGTTAACAAAATTGTCtaatttatggagtgataaaaagagataTCTTAAAAATTCCAAAATGATTACTAGATTACTCTAAGATGTCATCAAAATAAAGCGAGAAAGAAAACTGTAGGTTTATCCAATGTTCACATTTTttgttctggaaatgtatgcaaattactgtatatttaatctaTTAATCCCCAATTTGCTTTCACAATGTAAGTGTTACTGTGGCTCAGTGGTGGAACATTGCATTGGCAGCgtgaaaggttgtgggttcaattcccagggaacacatgtaaaaaaaatgttagcctgaatatACTGTAAGtcgtttggataaaagcatctgctaaatgcataaattgaatttattttatataaaacaattggGATTAAGcaactgtgatgttttttttaccCCATTCACCTAAAGGGTCTTGCCTTAAATGAAtgttgtgtcatcatttactcacccttatgctgtccaaacctgtatgagtctcCATCTTCAGCAAAACTCAAAAGCAGATATTGTTTTTGTCATTGGAGACCCaccccaataaaaaaaaaaaaaaaaactaacatttttcaaaatatcctctTGTGTGTTCTTAAAGTGATTTGGAATGGCattgttataatttaaatgttcaCAAGCAACTGGGACATGATAGAAGTGGCTCCAGATGAAACCATTTTTCCACACTACTGCTTTTTTGAGGACCACATAAGGATAACATCCACATCTTAGATGCTGTCATGTGTTAACAATTTGTTTTAGCAGTTGCTCAAGCAAACAGAATATTTTCCCTTCGGCACTCTTCATTGTTTTTACATAATCATACAATGAAGGATTCCACAACACTTTGAAGGTCTACTGAAGCAAGCATCATCCAGGTGACGTATGTAGTTCAGGTCTTCAGAGAGCGTGCAGAGGGATATTTATAGGAAAAGACAATATGCCTTCATTGTCTGGAACAGAGGGAAGACAAATGACCATAGGCAAAATGAGACCAAGTTTCTCCCTAACACAAAACTGAGAAAATGGAGTTGTGACCATGCTAGAAGCTCAAGTGCAGTACTTTCTTCAGTAAACGGCATCTGAAGAAGTGACGCTAAATGACAGAAACCATTACTGTATGAAAGCAAAAGAATAGGAAACAGGATAGTGGGTTATTTtgctttgtgttgtgttttatgttttgttttcctAAAGTCTGAGATTACATGAGGTCCTTTGTACAGATGGCATGTTCTAAAAGAGGACAAGTTTCCGGCTTCACTACCATTCAGACGTTCTTGTTTTCTTCTCTGTGCTTTGCtccttatttctgtacttttctcttaatttttcGAAGATATtaacttcagcagatcagcacagtgctcatcacaaacactaaaactaaaaactctttggGACTGGAGTAATACTAAGACTTTGCCTctcactgccagcagcttacattccggAGATGGGAAGCCACAGCTGCCCACATTCATACAGAAGaaagagaaaatgcctcctgttgaaTCTACATGTTACATGAACTGCTACAAACGTCTACAAAGGATTGTGGTTCTTGAACCAAAGTTACTTgttggacttccaaaacaggcgtaacacttagcagaccgtcgtaatggaccctctcagcatacagctGGTGAGTCCTGTGAATCTACTGagtctcaacagtttataccaagtgtagaggaacaagctgAAACTGATTGTCACACTTCTCGATGACATAACCAGGGtgcgagacccaaaggaacacaagACAACAGATTGTGAcaagtttctcgtattgctgccatagcttcctctactCCAGATTCGGCTATGATAAGGCTCGTgaatactggtattctaccaccccctatacatcttgaGAACAGATTCAAAGTATTAACGAATGTGGGTGAAGAATCCcaaaatgtgattaaacatggatcggatcagccagcagctaacaccgctaGTAACAGGTGCTCAAGGACGTGCAGACAgtggcattcagctcagagcgcagctgagcccaggactctgatagtgggtgactctattatcagaaacattagtaacaggactacaacaacatgctgccttccccaagcaacggtctctgatgtgaacaaggaactaaggaacattctgatgaagcacaagactgcaaatcgaatcatcatccatgttGGGAAGAAtgatcccttacgaaaggaaaatatatttaccaatatatttcttaaaatatattgtgatatattgtaatatattattttccctttttattttctaatattttatattttttaatacatttaataatatattgatgatacatatattatataatatattgcaaaatattagggccgggactttaacgcgtaaattgagattaattaattacacaaaaaataacgcgttaactaagattaattaattacagaaaaaaaaattaccgcatttttaataacttaattttgcaccgcggaacgtttctcactggatgagtttcggcgggaccgattatactggagcaccaactagcgttcgcatatcaccgcagcagcacatccagcctcaagtatcacctaaacgcaaaacatatagcagctagcgtggactttacattttatgttgaactatgtattgttttggccaaggttattgagagttggaattagtatgttatggcctctgaagcaacagagagatgttttctaatagtcagtgtttccaatgttctgaatgtaattgacagtattgtgttttacttaaaaaaaaaaacactttacaaaagGTTTCAagacctataagcttcctgaatttctgaaatgtactatttctaaattttttcaaaatatgctattgctacacttcatggcaaaaattgcactggtctgctagacttggttgaacaaaaataaacaatattttgttgcttaagcttatgtattcagtcattattcaatggtatactataaatccatgtgaaaataaattacttctcactgttctcaggtcaaatatttatatgcgattaaaatgcgattaatttcgattaattaattacaaagcctctaattaattagataaatttttttaatcgagtcccggccctacaaaatatacaaatgattgccgctttcagtatattgcaatatattggaaaaaataaatatatataaggatatatgcctaatatattacatgatattttccaatatactgcaatgtatttttgtttcataagggatatTCGGAAAGagtccttaagaaggacttcagtgaactctttgaaacacttcgaagactcaaagttcagtcgttcatcagtggaccactcccagcaaggggaacaaatatgttttcacggatgcttgggctgaacacatgatTACAAAAATCTTGCAATATAAAAGTGAATTTCATCAACAatttcaatcttttctggggccatagacaactgtttaaaccgaatggcctccacccaaacaaacttgagCTAGAGTGCTTAATGACAATCTACTTATCTACTTTTCccttcgtcatccttcagcagagtgtgtcaatccattcagcacacacacacacacacaccgggtccgggtcatcatgtggttgacatatcccacatggacactgataacaccacacAGCCACAACAAGCACTGCTCATGTACATCACTGCTGTGGGCCTTGCCCACAGAGCTCATCACAGACACAATGTGAGGTTGTCATCAGAgaagttgtgggttcgagtctcgggccagcaaaaccatgacttaggtgcccttgagcaaggcactgaacccccaactgctccccaggcgccacagcataaatggctgcccaatgctccaggtgtgtgttcacagtttttgtgtgtgttcactgctgctgtgtgtgcactttggatgggttaaaagcagagcacgaattctgagtatgggtcaccatacttggctgtatgtcacgtcactttcacttttacttcaCTTCACAAGCACTGCTCATGTACATCACTGCCGTGGGCCCTGTCAACTGAACTCATCACAGACAGAATGTGACATATCAGTACAGCTCCAAGATTCAGCACCCAGGGACGACTTTCtagaaaacagccagggaagccaggacaacatatcacagccaccggaCACACCAGAGCCATAACCCGGTCACTAGACAccttatccctctctccagcatctccacttctaaACTTCTAACAGAAAATGGGAGGAATTGGTGAATGCTGGGCCCAAACTCTCAAACACTCATTCGCTGcaagatatcaacaaaaaaatgcaggccccccaaccaccaaagcctttGGGCCCagctcgtcctcctcctcctatgagagctctccgaccgctgccacaatgccaaggcccaaaccctctatctccTGTAGgtaaaccaaaaacaactgatagcagatCTCAATGATGTTTGTTGGGTTGCTAttatagcagcaacattcacaaatgcttacagaacaagcgggaaccaagtgtgcctgtagctttctctattttagttttatcatgtgatagaaagtctaaggccttctcaagccgaagggctaAATCATCTAATCTTCgtcctattatgcatcaaactaagactgatgtaaagacacaaagcactgccatcaagtaagcatttttaaacatttgtacactacatttattttttttttttaatcaaagacgTAACCACAAacatctggattttatgtttctaaacaaAACATGGCTAGAAGCCAGCTGTAGTCTAACAATcctcaatgaagcagcccctcctaactttcatgagtgtctgcaggactgttaggagaggtgggggtgtagctgctctatttaaagacgtctatcaatgcaagcaagtgtcatttggtcagtacttgtcttttgaatatctagggatcgTGTTTAAAGGTGCTCCATGCattctgtttatcattatttacaggcctccaaaatactatccagcctttgttgaagagttcACTGAAATGTTATCCCTGATCTACTCAGAGTTTGACTGgtttgctattgcaggggattttaatattcacataagtaattcagaaaacaaaactactaaagaatcataactgttttaaacacttttgacccGATTCAGCATGTGGATAATTTATAACATGAGAAcagtagtttaaatgttttgccacttgcttgagcaaataaatatataaatcgaagagtaaatgcaaaagtaaaggCTTGGAATAATGTGTTgcttatttattgtttaaacatgtctgttaaagattgtattactgtagcattttcagtgacaatgtttggatttaaaatccaaataatggataaatgttgtgtttgttgtaAACAGCCATTGATCAGTAGCGGACTCTTGTGTGAAAGCACAGTCTGTGCTGCTTCCCCTCTCACAAGAGTCACCCAAAGATGAAATTCAGGCCCTAACTATCTATagttatacattataaaaaaagcCTTTAAAAAGATCGGTATCGGTGAAAAACTCTATTAAACCACTTCTGAAAAAGCAATCTTGATTAACACCTTTTTCAGCAATTATAAAccaatatcaaatcttccttttacAGGAAAAttttatagaaaaggtagtttttaatcagcttaaCTGATACttaaatggatacctggacaattttctatctggtttccgaccacatcacagcacataGACAGCGctcataaagataataaattatattagctTAATTTCTGATTCttgcaaaatatcagtgctggtattacAAGATCTCAGAGCTACATTTGTCATTgacgatcataacatactactagagagactggaaaacttgATCATGCTTTCTGTGATTATAAGCAAATGGTTCAGGTCAAACTTGACATAATAGGGAGAGCTATCATgtagtataggagagcataagtctaagtggacgtccacgACATGTGgggtcccacaaggctcaattattgcaccgctcttgtttagcctgtatattatcccactaagtcaaataatgagaaagatccaaattgcctatcacagctatgctgatgatacccattattacctagccttatctccaaatgactacagccccattgactccctctgccaatgcattgatgaaattaatagttggatgtgccagaactttcttcagttaaaccaCGAAAGAAACTGAAGTCtatgcatttggaaacaaagatgaagtgttcaaggtgaatgcataccttgactctaggggtcaaacaactaaaaatcaagtcaggaatcttggtgtgattctggagacagaccttagtttcagtagtcatgtcaaagcagtaactaaatcagcatactatcatctaaaaaacattgcaagaattagttgttttgtttccagtcaaggcttggagaaacttgttcatgcctttatcaccagcagggtggactattgtaatgggctcctcaccggccttcccaaaaagaccattagacagctgcagctcatccagaacgctgctgccaggattctgactaaaaccagaaaatctgagcatatcacaccagtcctcaggtccttacactggcttccagttacatttaggattgattttaaagtacttttactcatttataaatcactcaatgacctaggaccaggATACatagcagatatgttcactgaatacaAACTgaactcagatcattaggatcgagtcagttagaaataccaagggttcacacaaaacaaagggCAATCTTGTTTGAGTTATTATGCCcactgcagttggaatcagcttccagaagagatcagatgtgctaaccTTTAGCCACTTTTAAACctagactcaaaactcaaatGTTTAGCTGTACATTTATTGAAAgaacactgtgcaatgtccgaactgattgcactgtattttatgaactgcactgtattttatgccACCCCAAAAATGATTCCActgtcttaaattcattttaaatcaaatattaaatcattttcaaagtttttaaattcctattatttttgtgattattattattattattattattattttatgattattttactttattttatttaaagcactttgaattacaattgtgtacgaaatctatttaaataaaattgccttgccttgccttgcctaaaaaGAAAACCTTGAGTAGTTTggaacaatatattattattattattatttttttagaaacaaaTAGTGAAACAGTTTTGTTCAAATGATAATATTAAATCGTAGTCATGCTCTGCGCCCAATAAGTAAAGGTCAATAAGTctctaaaatatcaaataatttagccttttttcattttaaacttttttttttttttttttttaagtagtttttaaaAAGATGTTTCTGGTTTTATACCGTAGGCTCGGCCTGAGTTTGATGACAGATCTTGTAATAGCAGTTCTGTTGGTTTGATGTTTCAGGTTGCAGAGCTGGAGGCTCAGAGTGGAGTTTCTGCTTCCAGTGAGACGGGCAGCGAGGAGCTCACACAGACTGTGGCAGAGATGGAGGCTCTTATCAGAGCTAAAGATGAGGTAAAGATTGCTTTAAGTAGTAACAGTGCTAACTGACACTGCAAGAGAATCCATCTTGAGACTCACCATTATAATCTCAACACTGTAAACTGCACAGACACTGTTTTATCAATTTCTATTAAATctaaaaaaggtttatttatgaACATAATCGTGTATGAAAATTACTCGCACATGTAAATACAGCGGCAGCCTGTGATGTGGCTTCTAgctttatatttatgtgtgtgtgtgtgtgtgtgtgtgtgtgtgtcagtccaaCCAGGATTTAGCATAGATTTGTGTGACCTAATATTCCTGAATTTGGTGTGGCCTTTTTCAGAATGTACACCAAAATTAGCATTTTGGTTGTTGTTTTGGACCCAATAATAATCATGATGTAATGAATTAATTAGTGTTAGTGAAACTGAGAGTACAATTACCTTTTGTGCATAATTACTGCAAGTACTTCTGCGCTTCATTACTGAAAGTGTGATCCTGGTCCCCTGTGAACAAGCCAATGGTGACACCAGCACAGAAATACTCATAAATATGGAATTGCTTAAAGATAAATTAGTATGTAATCAGTGACACTTGTGAAATACtatacatttgaaatgtttacaaaattattatttcaaggTTCAGCccgttttcataaaaaaaacattttataccgGTGAATATCCATTGAAAATAGAAGTACTTCTACATTTCTTAAAATGGTACAAAATTTGGTATAGAATGTTCCATGTTTACAGTAAAGATGGTTATTACAGGAAATAAAGATTCTACGAAGCAAGAAACCAGATTTAAGTGAGctggagaaagaaaaggaagaggcCTGTCAAAGGATACAGGTAAACTTCCATATCACAAAACATATAAGTATGATAAGTATTAGCTTTAGGCATTTATAGTTTCATTTATagatatttattagtattttgaattagtttttatttgtatattttcagactttcagtttttattagatttcgtttttatcaatttttagttatattagtaaaaatgtaaaattaaattgagatgagatatatatatatgtatttgttttatttttatgcattattgtATTGTTTAGAGAAAGTGTTTTTATGGCTTTAAAActaatttgttttcattattgtatttctttattctctttttattgtattttttttttttatatgtaattgtatatttgtttccttttgctttgttttcttgttatttgCTTTAGATTTGGTCTTTATATTGCCGCACAGTTGTCTCCTATTTCTTATCCCATAACCCTGAGAACTTTAATAACCCTTCTTTGATCTTAGTTGTATAAATATGATCATGTTTTGTCTTCCTTGTCTTGGCATTAGGACCTGGAAGTGAAGAACTCTGAGTTGGATAAACGAGTGCGAACAGCAGAGAGCGCTTTAGCTTCGTCCCAGGATGCTCGGAGCAGGGCGGAGTGCGCGGT encodes:
- the LOC113055080 gene encoding homer protein homolog 3 isoform X1, whose product is MGEQPIFSLKAHVFQIDPATKRNWIPASKHAVTVSFFFDAGRSVYRIISVGGTKAIINSTITPNMTFTKTSQKFGQWADSRANTVYGLGFATEQQLQQFSEQFKEFKEAARLVRDKSQEKFELLSPGLNISSPQLSQGLCEDRQSPPLLGVNGSSEDKLFRSKSADMEESTEKEQMRKMLSEGSICERNSDAELFSLRDSNTKLVAALHEANSSIDQWKKLLAEYQEETDRLREQVAELEAQSGVSASSETGSEELTQTVAEMEALIRAKDEEIKILRSKKPDLSELEKEKEEACQRIQDLEVKNSELDKRVRTAESALASSQDARSRAECAVQKVIETLDVKIYDLSDLRQNLAELLEK
- the LOC113055080 gene encoding homer protein homolog 3 isoform X2, yielding MGEQPIFSLKAHVFQIDPATKRNWIPASKHAVTVSFFFDAGRSVYRIISVGGTKAIINSTITPNMTFTKTSQKFGQWADSRANTVYGLGFATEQQLQQFSEQFKEFKEAARLVRDKSQEKFELLSPGLNISSPQGLCEDRQSPPLLGVNGSSEDKLFRSKSADMEESTEKEQMRKMLSEGSICERNSDAELFSLRDSNTKLVAALHEANSSIDQWKKLLAEYQEETDRLREQVAELEAQSGVSASSETGSEELTQTVAEMEALIRAKDEEIKILRSKKPDLSELEKEKEEACQRIQDLEVKNSELDKRVRTAESALASSQDARSRAECAVQKVIETLDVKIYDLSDLRQNLAELLEK